The following proteins come from a genomic window of Acinonyx jubatus isolate Ajub_Pintada_27869175 chromosome C1, VMU_Ajub_asm_v1.0, whole genome shotgun sequence:
- the LOC106980076 gene encoding spindle and kinetochore-associated protein 2-like produces the protein MEAEVNKMKLMFQKTDSDPDYIQYRPEYEIKTNHPESASKKNPVTLLTESLAIKSQYQTLHACFKPLAVGQKETKSCVCATVLKTTTIIQELQKQTDLELSLWTKRKLWQSN, from the coding sequence ATGGAGGCAGAGGTCAACAAGATGAAACTGATGTTCCAGAAAACTGACTCTGATCCAGATTACATTCAGTACAGACCAGAATATGAAATCAAGACTAATCATCCTGAGTCAGCAAGCAAGAAAAATCCAGTTACACTCTTAACAGAATCATTAGCAATAAAGTCTCAGTATCAAACTTTGCATGCATGCTTTAAGCCATTAGCTGTTGGGCAGAAAGAGACTAAGAGCTGTGTTTGTGCCACTGTCCTTAAGACTACGACCATAATACAAGAACTACAAAAGCAAACAGACTTGGAGCTGTCACTGTGGACTAAAAGAAAACTGTGGCAGAGCAATTAA